The following are encoded together in the Deltaproteobacteria bacterium genome:
- a CDS encoding methyltransferase domain-containing protein, which produces MLDVRPIGIEDYAERCSKPLSALHDKLWVETYSKMHSHKMMVGALEGQFLKMLASITGARRILEIGMYTGYSALAWAEALPKDGRVVSCDINPETAEIAKRYFAESPHGHKIEIKLGPALESLKTVWGPFDICFIDADKENYGAYYDHCLELTRPRGLIVLDNMLLGGRVLNPTDPRTAAVDALNKRIRNDPRVENVLLPVRDGIMLVRKIS; this is translated from the coding sequence ATGCTTGATGTTCGGCCGATAGGTATTGAAGACTACGCGGAACGCTGCAGTAAGCCGCTCTCGGCGCTGCATGACAAGCTGTGGGTGGAAACCTATTCGAAGATGCACAGCCACAAGATGATGGTCGGCGCTCTCGAAGGGCAATTTTTGAAAATGCTCGCGAGCATCACCGGCGCGCGGCGCATCCTCGAGATCGGCATGTACACCGGCTACAGCGCGCTGGCGTGGGCCGAGGCGCTGCCTAAAGACGGCCGCGTGGTGAGCTGCGATATCAATCCGGAAACCGCCGAGATCGCCAAGCGCTATTTTGCCGAAAGCCCCCACGGCCATAAGATCGAAATCAAACTCGGACCTGCGCTGGAGTCATTAAAAACAGTCTGGGGTCCGTTCGATATTTGCTTCATCGACGCCGACAAAGAAAACTACGGCGCCTACTACGATCACTGTCTCGAACTGACGCGTCCGCGCGGTTTGATCGTTCTCGACAATATGTTGCTCGGTGGCAGAGTGTTGAATCCCACCGATCCGCGCACCGCCGCGGTGGACGCGCTCAACAAACGCATCCGCAACGATCCCCGCGTGGAAAACGTCCTGCTGCCGGTGCGCGACGGCATCATGCTAGTGCGGAAGATTAGCTGA
- a CDS encoding GTP-binding protein translates to MLDNSDHRIPVTILTGFLGAGKTTLLNRILTADHGRRVAVIVNEFGEVGIDHHLLISSDQEVVEMSNGCICCSVRGDLLRALFQLLEHREKFDTLMIETTGLADPAPVVQSFFIDERIKSEYALNGVVTVVDAKHIFQQLSSSPEAKEQIAFADMVLLNKIDLINPEDLPELEFKLRNLNGAARVCQTRNSDIDIGMILDLRALDLEIKASKHDHHHAHTEDIETVAIEIAGDLDGVKISQWFRELIAEFGEHIMRMKGILNLRKDPDQFVFQGVHLLFEGRPGRSWAETEDRMNRLVFIGRNLNKEKITQGFMNCITTEGEYASSDDVDPYGKKQDVSKFTLDQIRYWVQTILEFPPDAPIVVKEVPCVKAGCPPVETALMVFLKNEPPRTFKILARINDVNFDHVYNLIENPLPCC, encoded by the coding sequence ATGCTCGACAATAGCGATCATCGCATACCCGTAACCATCCTCACCGGCTTCCTAGGCGCCGGCAAAACCACGCTCCTCAATCGCATCCTCACCGCCGACCACGGCCGGCGCGTAGCCGTCATCGTCAATGAGTTCGGCGAAGTCGGCATTGACCATCACCTGTTAATCTCTTCCGATCAGGAAGTGGTCGAGATGAGCAACGGCTGCATTTGCTGCAGCGTGCGCGGCGATTTGTTACGCGCCCTTTTTCAACTGCTCGAACACCGAGAAAAGTTCGACACGTTGATGATCGAGACCACGGGACTCGCCGATCCGGCGCCGGTCGTGCAAAGCTTTTTCATCGACGAGCGGATCAAGAGCGAGTACGCCCTCAACGGCGTGGTCACCGTGGTCGATGCTAAACATATTTTTCAGCAACTGAGCAGTTCGCCCGAAGCCAAAGAACAGATCGCGTTTGCCGACATGGTGTTGCTCAACAAGATCGACCTGATCAATCCCGAAGATCTGCCCGAGTTGGAATTCAAACTAAGAAATCTAAACGGCGCCGCGCGGGTCTGCCAGACGCGCAATTCCGACATCGACATCGGCATGATTCTCGATCTGCGCGCCCTCGATTTGGAAATCAAAGCGTCGAAGCACGATCACCATCACGCCCACACCGAAGACATCGAGACCGTGGCGATTGAAATCGCCGGCGATCTCGACGGCGTCAAGATCAGCCAATGGTTTCGCGAGCTGATCGCGGAATTCGGCGAGCACATCATGCGCATGAAGGGAATTTTAAACCTGCGCAAAGATCCCGATCAGTTCGTCTTCCAAGGCGTCCATTTGTTATTCGAAGGCCGTCCCGGCCGCTCTTGGGCGGAGACCGAAGACCGCATGAACCGCTTGGTCTTCATCGGCCGCAATCTTAATAAAGAAAAGATTACCCAGGGTTTCATGAACTGCATCACCACGGAGGGCGAATACGCTTCGTCCGACGATGTCGATCCCTACGGCAAAAAGCAGGACGTGTCGAAGTTCACCTTGGATCAAATCCGCTACTGGGTGCAGACGATTTTAGAGTTTCCACCCGACGCGCCCATCGTCGTCAAGGAAGTCCCCTGCGTCAAAGCCGGCTGCCCGCCGGTGGAAACCGCGCTAATGGTTTTCTTGAAGAACGAACCGCCGCGCACGTTCAAGATTCTCGCCCGGATCAACGACGTGAATTTCGATCATGTGTATAACTTGATTGAGAATCCGTTGCCCTGCTGCTAA
- a CDS encoding SDR family oxidoreductase, giving the protein MKLKGKVAFITGFGSGLGQAIALMFAKEGAAVAGTSPTESKGRETVAQVEKLGGKALFWPGDVSNSAQMKTFIDETVRQLGGIDIVVNSGGVRTNGSITEISEEDWDRTLDINLKGAFTVSRLAIPEMKKRGGGVILHIAARSGIVGQGGRAAYCASKGGMVTLTEAMAMDHAKDNIRVNCICPGPTRTPMVDTSTPEKLARYKTRVPIGRIGEPEDVAYAAVYLASDEASMVTAAILPVDGGMRLTGS; this is encoded by the coding sequence ATGAAACTCAAAGGCAAGGTGGCGTTTATCACCGGCTTCGGCTCGGGATTGGGCCAAGCGATCGCGCTGATGTTCGCCAAAGAGGGCGCCGCGGTGGCGGGGACGTCGCCGACGGAATCCAAGGGACGCGAAACCGTGGCGCAGGTGGAAAAGCTCGGCGGCAAAGCACTCTTCTGGCCCGGCGATGTGTCGAACTCGGCGCAGATGAAAACTTTCATCGACGAAACCGTGCGCCAGTTGGGCGGTATCGACATCGTCGTCAACAGCGGCGGGGTGCGCACCAACGGCAGCATCACCGAGATCAGCGAAGAGGATTGGGACCGCACGCTGGATATCAACTTGAAAGGCGCCTTCACGGTGTCGCGCTTGGCGATCCCGGAAATGAAAAAGCGCGGCGGCGGCGTGATTCTCCACATCGCGGCGCGCTCGGGCATCGTCGGCCAAGGCGGCAGGGCGGCTTACTGCGCCTCCAAGGGCGGCATGGTGACGCTCACCGAAGCGATGGCGATGGACCATGCCAAGGACAACATTCGCGTCAACTGCATTTGCCCAGGACCGACACGCACGCCGATGGTCGATACTTCGACGCCGGAAAAATTGGCGCGCTACAAAACCCGCGTGCCGATTGGCCGGATCGGCGAACCGGAAGATGTCGCCTACGCGGCGGTGTATTTAGCGTCGGATGAAGCGTCGATGGTGACCGCGGCGATCTTGCCGGTGGACGGCGGCATGCGGCTGACGGGGTCATAG